One genomic region from Euleptes europaea isolate rEulEur1 chromosome 6, rEulEur1.hap1, whole genome shotgun sequence encodes:
- the LDHA gene encoding L-lactate dehydrogenase A chain, with the protein MSLKEKLIENVHKDEQPHAHNKITVVGVGAVGMACAISILMKDLADELALVDVIEDKLRGEMLDLQHGSLFLRTPKIVSGKDYAVTAHSKLVIITAGARQQEGESRLNLVQRNVNIFKFIIPNVVKYSPDCKLLVVSNPVDILTYVAWKISGFPKHRVIGSGCNLDSARFRHLMGERLNIHPLSCHGWIVGEHGDSSVPVWSGVNVAGVSLKALHPDMGTDGDKENWKEVHKQVVDSAYEVIKLKGYTSWAIGLSVADLAETIMKNLRRVHPISTMVKGMHGIKDDVFLSVPCVLGYSGITDVVKMTLKSEEEDKLRKSADTLWGIQKELQF; encoded by the exons ATGTCTCTCAAGGAAAAGCTGATTGAAAATGTTCACAAAGATGAGCAGCCCCACGCCCACAACAAGATCACTGTGGTTGGGGTTGGTGCAGTTGGCATGGCTTGTGCCATAAGCATTTTGATGAAG GATTTGGCTGATGAACTTGCACTTGTTGATGTCATTGAGGACAAGCTGAGGGGAGAGATGCTGGATCTTCAACATGGCAGCCTCTTCCTCAGGACGCCAAAGATCGTCTCTGGCAAAG ACTATGCTGTAACTGCACACTCTAAACTGGTTATCATCACTGCTGGAGCCCGCCAACAGGAAGGCGAATCTCGCCTGAACCTGGTGCAGCGCAACGTCAACATCTTCAAATTCATCATTCCTAATGTTGTCAAGTACAGCCCTGACTGCAAGCTGCTTGTGGTTTCCAATCCAG TGGATATTCTGACCTACGTGGCCTGGAAGATCAGCGGCTTTCCTAAGCATCGCGTTATTGGAAGTGGTTGTAATCTGGACTCTGCCCGTTTCCGCCACCTCATGGGTGAGAGGCTGAATATCCACCCTCTTAGCTGCCATGGCTGGATTGTTGGAGAGCATGGAGACTCCAGTG TGCCTGTCTGGAGTGGTGTGAATGTTGCTGGTGTCTCCCTGAAAGCTTTACATCCTGACATGGGAACTGATGGAGACAAAGAAAACTGGAAAGAGGTCCACAAACAAGTGGTAGACAG CGCTTATGAGGTTATCAAGCTGAAGGGATACACATCTTGGGCAATTGGTCTTTCTGTGGCAGATCTAGCTGAAACCATTATGAAGAATTTAAGAAGAGTACACCCAATCTCAACAATGGTGAAG GGCATGCATGGCATTAAAGACGACGTCTTCTTAAGTGTTCCTTGTGTCCTGGGTTATTCAGGCATTACAGATGTGGTGAAAATGACTTTGAAGAGTGAAGAGGAAGATAAGCTGAGGAAGAGTGCAGATACACTCTGGGGAATTCAGAAAGAGCTTCAGTTTTAA